Proteins co-encoded in one Streptomyces sp. NBC_01237 genomic window:
- a CDS encoding dihydroorotase yields MAGLNPAAVPDLVVGGRRLVTPQGVRAGHVSIAGGRITAIDDTDTAPAGVPRLDAGDHYVLPGLIDSHVHFRTPGLTHKEDWRHASRAAVRGGVTTVIDMPNTVPPTLAPEAVLAKARLVDGHSLVDYRFHIGLDPARPELLSRLDPSIATSAKIFMAGHHTAPTVVRDPVQLEKAFAAAAEGGVRLVLHAEDDGLFELLDAWWGEPGSYREYEARRPRTGGIVAVARIIELVRRYGTDAHILHLSSAEEADLVCAARAAGHPVTFEVTGHHLSFTDADTRRLGARTRLSPSIRGESDQRRLWHALLSGQVSTVGSDHAPHTVEEKTRSVAQSPPGLPGVQELAVAVWTGMRRRRPEEDPDAAVARLVRHLAQVPAELFRLPGKGRLEAGADADLVIFAPDTPWMFSAHDVQSKCGWSAYEGWTFTGRVERTLRAGRTVWNAADGSFGGHDGRLLAAADAAAPTDTAVPAGTES; encoded by the coding sequence ATGGCAGGACTGAACCCGGCCGCCGTGCCCGACCTCGTCGTCGGCGGACGCCGGCTCGTGACCCCCCAGGGGGTGCGGGCGGGCCATGTCTCCATCGCCGGCGGCAGGATCACCGCGATCGACGACACCGACACCGCGCCCGCGGGTGTGCCGCGGCTCGACGCGGGGGACCACTACGTCCTGCCCGGACTCATCGACTCCCATGTGCACTTCCGCACCCCCGGACTGACCCACAAGGAGGACTGGCGGCACGCGAGCCGGGCCGCGGTGCGCGGCGGTGTCACCACCGTGATCGACATGCCGAACACGGTGCCGCCCACGCTCGCGCCCGAGGCCGTGCTCGCCAAGGCCCGGCTCGTCGACGGGCACAGCCTGGTGGACTACCGGTTCCACATCGGTCTCGACCCGGCCCGCCCCGAACTGCTGTCCCGGCTCGACCCGTCCATCGCCACCAGCGCCAAGATCTTCATGGCCGGCCACCACACGGCGCCCACCGTGGTCCGGGACCCCGTCCAGTTGGAGAAGGCGTTCGCCGCGGCGGCCGAGGGAGGCGTCCGGCTCGTCCTGCACGCCGAGGACGACGGGCTGTTCGAACTGCTGGACGCCTGGTGGGGCGAGCCCGGCAGCTATCGGGAGTACGAGGCCCGACGCCCGCGCACCGGCGGCATCGTCGCCGTGGCGAGGATCATCGAGCTGGTGCGCCGGTACGGCACGGACGCCCACATCCTGCACCTCTCCAGCGCGGAGGAGGCCGACCTCGTCTGCGCGGCACGCGCCGCGGGCCATCCGGTCACCTTCGAGGTGACGGGGCACCATCTGTCCTTCACCGACGCCGACACCCGGCGCCTGGGCGCCCGTACCCGGCTGTCCCCGTCGATCCGCGGGGAGTCGGACCAGCGGCGGCTGTGGCACGCGCTGTTGTCCGGCCAGGTCTCCACGGTCGGCAGCGACCACGCACCGCACACCGTCGAGGAGAAGACCCGCAGCGTGGCCCAGTCGCCCCCCGGGCTGCCGGGCGTGCAGGAACTCGCGGTCGCCGTCTGGACCGGGATGCGCAGGCGCCGGCCGGAGGAGGACCCGGACGCGGCCGTCGCCCGCCTGGTGCGCCACCTCGCGCAGGTCCCCGCCGAACTGTTCCGGCTGCCGGGCAAGGGGCGTCTGGAGGCGGGAGCCGACGCGGACCTGGTGATCTTCGCGCCGGACACCCCCTGGATGTTCTCCGCGCACGACGTGCAGAGCAAGTGCGGCTGGTCGGCCTACGAGGGCTGGACCTTCACCGGACGCGTCGAACGCACGCTGCGGGCGGGCCGGACCGTGTGGAACGCCGCCGACGGCTCGTTCGGCGGACACGACGGACGACTGCTGGCGGCGGCCGATGCCGCCGCGCCCACGGACACGGCCGTCCCGGCCGGGACGGAGAGCTGA
- a CDS encoding acyl-CoA dehydrogenase family protein, whose protein sequence is MRTQPTPELHALLKESAERTGRAGEPDREALAALRSSGLLGTAVPAGYGGGGGDASAVNHVVEQIAEANPSVAIIAFQHFAVSARIAEWGTPGQRERWLPRLADGSLLAASAWSENGAGAAKQKLSSTGEPRADGRWELHGSKTFTTGAGVADLYLVLVRTGPDTTGPRAAYGAAGQTFFLVSADNPGLLPDLGLDLAGMRGSATGLIGLDHCVVDDGDRLGPVGKAAGIIAGVRESGASLGAVAVGTAQAAFDLGLAHARRRGLLELPSVRHHLADLATRLETARGIVGRAGARISADPGLTTLHSKLHASVAAEEICLDVARMLGSAGFLSDAGIGRLLADARAIALMGPTNDLCRELVAASWQD, encoded by the coding sequence ATGAGAACGCAGCCCACACCAGAACTCCACGCCCTGCTCAAGGAGTCGGCGGAGCGGACCGGCCGGGCGGGGGAACCGGACCGGGAGGCCCTGGCGGCGCTGCGCTCCAGCGGTCTGCTGGGCACGGCGGTGCCCGCCGGGTACGGGGGCGGGGGCGGCGACGCCTCGGCCGTCAACCACGTGGTGGAACAGATCGCCGAGGCCAATCCCTCCGTCGCGATCATCGCCTTCCAGCACTTCGCCGTCAGTGCCCGCATCGCGGAATGGGGCACCCCCGGCCAGCGGGAGCGCTGGCTGCCCAGGCTCGCCGACGGCTCCCTGCTCGCGGCCTCCGCGTGGAGCGAGAACGGGGCCGGAGCCGCCAAGCAGAAGCTGTCCAGCACCGGGGAGCCCCGTGCCGACGGCCGATGGGAACTGCACGGCTCCAAGACCTTCACCACCGGCGCCGGGGTCGCCGACCTCTATCTGGTGCTGGTGCGCACCGGCCCGGACACGACAGGGCCGCGGGCCGCGTACGGGGCGGCGGGGCAGACCTTCTTCCTGGTGTCCGCCGACAACCCCGGCCTGCTGCCCGACCTCGGCCTCGACCTGGCCGGCATGCGGGGCTCCGCTACCGGTCTGATCGGCCTCGACCACTGCGTGGTGGACGACGGCGACCGGCTCGGGCCGGTGGGCAAGGCGGCCGGGATCATCGCGGGCGTGCGGGAGAGCGGGGCCTCGCTCGGCGCGGTGGCCGTCGGAACGGCCCAGGCGGCGTTCGACCTCGGCCTCGCCCACGCCCGTCGGCGCGGGCTGCTGGAGCTGCCCTCGGTCCGGCACCACCTGGCCGATCTGGCGACCCGGCTGGAGACGGCCCGCGGCATCGTCGGACGGGCGGGGGCGCGGATCTCGGCCGACCCGGGTCTGACCACCCTGCACAGCAAACTGCACGCCTCGGTCGCCGCGGAGGAGATCTGCCTCGACGTCGCCCGGATGCTGGGTTCCGCGGGGTTCCTGTCCGACGCCGGGATCGGCAGGCTACTCGCCGACGCCCGTGCCATCGCGCTGATGGGGCCCACCAACGATCTGTGCCGGGAGCTGGTGGCCGCGTCATGGCAGGACTGA
- a CDS encoding PrpF domain-containing protein: MIGHLAYAVGSPCPTFVLDAARLPREEAALLGHLTEARRFLASAGGAHVLKIALVEPSAHPMFDLDYRFVQALPGGDDRFDLRGSCGHSVLSAVVAAGRCGMLPRLLPGARIRVRVLNNGDSVVCEVDRVERDEVQFSVAFVQPGPVPFADLLPTGETRTVLDLDGGPQEVSLVTSANAYAFVDARTLEVPSPAALFAAGDDLLDRLERIRVAAADRLGWPRGGAFPKIAAIVPDPGGGIAARAVTVPRWHPTIALTGAVCLGIAVRIPQTVPWLLARENGADEQGLTDIETPGGRTTVTAVTSAPDAAGNSGALLWASVARKRVTFQGSFVLAPLSHLQFEEVAQCLALSVAA; encoded by the coding sequence CGGGCACCTGGCCTACGCGGTGGGCAGCCCCTGCCCCACCTTCGTGCTGGACGCGGCCCGCCTGCCCCGTGAGGAGGCGGCGCTGCTGGGACATCTGACGGAGGCGCGGCGCTTCCTCGCGTCGGCCGGCGGCGCCCATGTACTCAAGATCGCGCTCGTCGAGCCGTCCGCGCACCCGATGTTCGACCTCGACTACCGGTTCGTCCAGGCACTGCCCGGCGGCGACGACCGGTTCGACCTGCGGGGCTCCTGCGGCCACTCGGTGCTCTCCGCCGTCGTCGCCGCGGGCCGTTGCGGGATGCTGCCCCGTCTGCTGCCGGGTGCGCGGATACGGGTGCGGGTCCTCAACAACGGCGACAGCGTGGTGTGCGAGGTCGACCGGGTCGAGCGCGACGAGGTCCAGTTCTCCGTCGCGTTCGTCCAGCCGGGGCCGGTGCCCTTCGCGGACCTGCTGCCCACCGGGGAGACCCGTACCGTGCTCGACCTCGACGGCGGCCCGCAGGAGGTCTCCCTCGTCACGAGCGCCAACGCGTACGCCTTCGTCGACGCCAGGACCCTCGAAGTGCCGTCACCGGCCGCGCTGTTCGCCGCCGGGGACGACCTGCTGGACCGGCTCGAACGGATCAGGGTGGCGGCGGCCGACCGGCTCGGCTGGCCCCGCGGCGGGGCGTTCCCCAAGATCGCGGCGATCGTGCCCGACCCCGGCGGCGGCATCGCCGCGCGCGCGGTCACCGTGCCCCGCTGGCACCCGACGATCGCCCTGACCGGCGCGGTCTGCCTGGGCATCGCCGTACGCATCCCGCAGACCGTCCCCTGGCTCCTCGCCCGCGAGAACGGCGCGGACGAGCAGGGGCTGACGGACATCGAGACGCCCGGCGGCCGCACCACGGTGACGGCCGTCACGTCCGCCCCCGACGCGGCCGGGAACAGCGGAGCCCTGCTCTGGGCGAGCGTCGCCCGCAAACGCGTCACCTTCCAGGGGTCGTTCGTCCTGGCCCCCCTGAGCCATCTGCAATTCGAGGAGGTCGCCCAATGCCTGGCGCTGTCGGTGGCGGCATGA